One window of Nostoc sp. C052 genomic DNA carries:
- a CDS encoding condensation domain-containing protein has product MDSKADEIIKRRSQLSPAKQAILEKRLQGKHKPDTQQIERVSRDLELPLSFAQQRLWFLHQLEPNSYTYNDHGAILLQGSLNIKALKQSINEIVRRHEIWRTSFQIVNGQPVQIIAPALEIPLPIIDLQDLPNTKHEAEIQRLRLENYQQPFDLAQAPLLRLTLLQLKTREYVLLLTIHHIIIDGWSQGVFLRELSVLYEAFSSGKPSPLMEINIQYADFASWQQNWLQGEVLDTLLTYWKKQLGDKLPVLKLPTSRQLSKNKTFQEGRETLMISKTLSQEIKNLGDSLGTTLFMTLLGAFKVLLYCYTGEKDIVIGTDIANRNLIEIENLIGFFVNQLVLRSSLLENQTFNDFLQQVRKVCLESYAHQDLPFEKLVSALNPQRELNQTPIFQVKFILPSTPTDTLEISDLTFTRLDLLVNTVARFDLLLEITNTELGIVGLFKYNKDLFDSISISRLVKNFEIILSQIIIDHNIKLNQLKEILINLDKEYQLNEERKRKEEYKQKLSRVKRKIIKP; this is encoded by the coding sequence ATGGATAGCAAAGCAGATGAAATTATTAAACGACGTTCTCAACTCTCACCTGCTAAACAAGCAATTTTAGAAAAGCGCTTACAAGGTAAGCACAAGCCTGACACTCAACAAATTGAACGAGTTTCACGAGATTTAGAATTACCCCTATCTTTTGCCCAGCAGAGATTGTGGTTTTTGCATCAATTAGAGCCAAATTCATATACTTATAACGATCATGGCGCAATATTATTACAAGGTTCACTCAATATAAAAGCTTTAAAGCAAAGCATTAATGAAATAGTGCGAAGACATGAAATTTGGCGAACCAGTTTCCAAATTGTCAATGGACAACCAGTTCAAATTATTGCTCCTGCTTTAGAGATACCCTTACCAATAATAGATTTACAAGATTTACCTAATACTAAACATGAAGCAGAAATCCAAAGGTTAAGACTAGAAAATTATCAACAACCATTTGATTTAGCACAGGCTCCCTTATTACGCTTGACTCTTTTACAGTTGAAAACTAGGGAATATGTACTGTTGCTAACGATACATCATATTATCATTGACGGTTGGTCACAAGGAGTGTTTCTCCGAGAATTGTCAGTACTTTATGAAGCCTTTTCTAGTGGTAAGCCTTCACCACTTATGGAGATTAATATTCAGTATGCAGATTTTGCTAGTTGGCAACAAAATTGGTTACAGGGTGAGGTACTTGATACCTTGCTTACATACTGGAAAAAGCAATTGGGAGATAAGTTACCAGTTTTAAAATTACCTACGAGTCGCCAACTATCAAAAAATAAAACCTTTCAGGAGGGCAGGGAAACTTTGATGATTTCTAAGACATTATCCCAAGAAATTAAGAACTTAGGTGATAGTCTTGGAACAACATTATTTATGACTCTACTCGGAGCATTTAAGGTTTTACTATATTGCTATACAGGTGAAAAAGATATTGTTATTGGTACTGATATTGCGAATCGTAATCTAATTGAAATAGAGAATTTAATTGGTTTTTTTGTTAATCAATTGGTGTTACGTAGTTCTCTATTGGAAAATCAAACCTTTAACGATTTTTTGCAGCAAGTACGTAAAGTATGCCTCGAATCTTATGCTCACCAAGATTTACCATTTGAGAAATTAGTTAGCGCTCTTAATCCTCAAAGAGAATTAAACCAAACTCCTATATTTCAAGTCAAGTTTATCCTTCCCAGTACTCCTACAGATACTTTAGAAATTTCAGATTTAACTTTCACTCGTTTAGATTTATTAGTAAATACGGTAGCAAGATTTGATCTTCTTCTAGAAATAACTAATACAGAGCTAGGAATAGTTGGTTTATTTAAATATAACAAAGACTTGTTTGATTCTATTAGTATTAGCAGATTAGTAAAGAATTTTGAGATAATTTTATCTCAAATTATTATAGACCATAATATCAAATTAAATCAACTGAAAGAAATTCTAATTAATTTAGATAAAGAATATCAATTAAATGAAGAACGAAAGCGAAAAGAAGAGTATAAACAAAAGTTAAGCAGAGTCAAGCGAAAAATAATTAAACCATAA
- a CDS encoding TauD/TfdA family dioxygenase — protein MKQVKTTNYNSQHKFPKVARKSINLQTELITIDNFGDEQTLPLVIQPCVPDIDIADWAGENREFIDTNLIKYGAILFKGFSITTAAAFERFGLAVCSELFNENGEHPRQTLSGKVYTPVFYPAESKLLWHNENSFNHRWPIKILFGCCQPAQQGGETPIVDSRRVFQLIEPKIRETFVEKQVMYVRNYGNGLGLDWQTVFQTQSKADVEKLCQNNLIDFEWKNDGGLRTISIRPAVIKHPQTGEISWFNQAQHWHLACLDTQTRESLISSFKEEDLPRNCFYGDGTPIEDSTMVDICGVYQRLEVCFPWEQGDILLLDNMLTAHARNPYVGERKLFVAMSELMSFSNL, from the coding sequence ATGAAACAGGTAAAAACAACTAACTATAATTCTCAGCATAAATTCCCTAAAGTTGCTAGAAAATCTATCAATTTACAAACTGAACTAATCACAATAGATAATTTTGGAGATGAGCAAACTCTACCGTTAGTTATACAACCATGCGTACCTGATATAGATATCGCAGATTGGGCGGGGGAAAATCGGGAATTTATAGATACGAATTTAATTAAATATGGTGCTATCCTTTTCAAAGGATTTAGTATTACTACAGCAGCCGCATTTGAAAGATTTGGTCTAGCAGTTTGCTCAGAACTATTCAATGAGAATGGTGAACACCCTCGCCAAACGTTAAGTGGTAAAGTTTATACTCCAGTTTTTTACCCTGCTGAAAGCAAGTTGTTGTGGCATAACGAGAACTCTTTTAATCATCGCTGGCCTATAAAAATTTTGTTTGGCTGTTGTCAACCTGCACAGCAAGGAGGAGAAACCCCAATCGTTGATAGTCGTAGGGTATTTCAACTTATTGAACCCAAGATTAGGGAAACATTTGTTGAAAAGCAAGTTATGTATGTTCGTAATTATGGAAACGGATTAGGGTTGGACTGGCAAACGGTTTTTCAGACTCAAAGTAAAGCTGATGTAGAAAAGCTTTGTCAAAATAATTTAATTGATTTTGAATGGAAAAACGATGGTGGATTAAGAACTATTTCTATTCGCCCAGCTGTAATTAAGCATCCTCAAACAGGTGAAATTTCTTGGTTTAATCAAGCGCAACATTGGCATTTAGCTTGTTTAGATACACAAACCCGCGAGTCGCTAATTTCATCTTTTAAGGAAGAAGATTTGCCCCGAAATTGCTTTTACGGAGATGGTACTCCTATTGAAGACTCTACAATGGTTGATATTTGTGGGGTATATCAGAGATTAGAAGTATGTTTTCCTTGGGAACAAGGTGACATATTATTACTGGACAATATGTTAACTGCTCATGCACGCAATCCTTATGTGGGAGAACGCAAGTTATTTGTTGCGATGAGCGAACTTATGAGTTTTAGTAACCTTTAA